The Toxorhynchites rutilus septentrionalis strain SRP chromosome 3, ASM2978413v1, whole genome shotgun sequence genome includes a region encoding these proteins:
- the LOC129773979 gene encoding uncharacterized protein LOC129773979 has product MEFIGFLNEQNIDIAIVTETHLKPEVNMYLPDFWLLRLDRTDSRGGGVAVILRRNIRCKLLPCFQLRTIEALGVDVSTSVGPITFIAAYYPRQTNVRDGSTATLKRDIVKLTRRRENFIIAGDLNAKHQAWGNSRRNQNGTVLAEDLQAAQYTILSPDSPTRLSRSGAHSTIDFFLINMANISNPVVYQVLSSDHYPVVAEVGSTIHRFQVSRRNYHHADWVRFRQCVDESIDYEAQPETTDDMDQCLHRINEMISRSRENNIPSSRQIVLSRSGRSRNPQPIPPLIPLHRPTDSNILLITPTEKAAEIGQHFVNSHNLGQHMISPHEATIGESSTILQTIPNVFPEESEISADELLTYIKSSKNMKAPGFDNILNLELKHLSPSFFNHLALIFNQRLRLGYFPSCWKSAKVIPIRKPGKDPTSPSSYRPISLLSGLSKLFEKAIYQRLLISAEGNNILIDEQFSFRKGRSTIHQLIRVTNILRRNKSVSKTSAMALFDVEKAFENVWHDGLVYKLQRYGLPIFLVKIIQSYLLDRTFRVSLNGSNSDAFYTSSGVPQGSILGPILFNLFTSVIPTLPDGGILSLFADDTSINTSPDPTITNNYIAI; this is encoded by the exons ATGGAGTTCATTGGTTTTCTCAACGAGCAGAACATCGACATCGCCATCGTCACAGAAACTCATCTAAAGCCTGAAGTCAACATGTACCTTCCTGATTTCTGGCTCCTTAGGCTTGATCGAACGGACTCTAGGGGTGGAGGAGTGGCTGTTATTTTGAGAAGGAATATTCGCTGTAAGTTACTACCATGTTTTCAACTGAGGACCATTGAAGCTTTAGGGGTGGACGTTTCCACTTCTGTTGGCCCAATCACCTTTATCGCGGCCTATTATCCGCGGCAAACGAATGTAAGAGATGGCTCGACAGCAACCTTGAAACGTGACATCGTGAAGCTCACTCGCAGGAGGGAAAACTTCATTATTGCCGGCGACCTGAATGCCAAGCACCAAGCCTGGGGCAACAGTCGGCGTAACCAGAACGGAACTGTGCTCGCTGAAGATCTGCAGGCGGCGCAGTACACCATCTTGAGCCCGGACTCTCCCACCCGGTTGAGCCGATCCGGTGCTCATTCAACCATCGATTTTTTCCTCATCAACATGGCAAACATATCGAATCCCGTCGTCTACCAGGTTCTCAGCTCGGACCACTATCCGGTGGTGGCTGAGGTTGGCTCCACTATCCATAGGTTCCAAGTATCCAGACGAAACTACCATCATGCTGATTGGGTGCGGTTTCGGCAGTGCGTTGATGAGTCCATCGATTACGAAGCCCAGCCGGAGACAACTGATGACATGGACCAGTGTCTTCATCGTATTAACGAGATGATTTCCCGCTCAAGGGAGAACAATATTCCATCATCCAGGCAA ATTGTGCTAAGCCGTTCTGGAAGATCACGAAATCCTCAACCCATTCCACCACTGATTCCACTGCATCGCCCGACTGATTCAAACATTCTACTGATAACCCCCACAGAGAAGGCTGCTGAAATAGGTCAACATTTTGTTAACTCTCATAATCTGGGACAACACATGATCAGCCCGCATGAGGCGACTATTGGTGAAAGTTCTACCATCCTCCAAACGATTCCGAACGTTTTTCCCGAAGAATCGGAAATTTCAGCTGACGAACTGTTGACCTATATCAAATCATCCAAAAACATGAAGGCCCCAGGTTTCGACAACATCCTGAATCTGGAGCTCAAACATTTGAGTCCCAGTTTTTTCAATCATCTGGCATTGATCTTCAACCAACGTCTCCGACTTGGctatttcccctcatgttggaAGTCAGCCAAAGTCATTCCCATCCGGAAACCTGGGAAGGATCCCACGTCCCCTTCTAGTTACAGACCTATCAGCCTTCTTTCGGGGTTATCAAAGCTGTTTGAAAAAGCAATATACCAGCGTCTTTTGATATCTGCCGAAGGGAATAACATTTTGATCGATGAGCAGTTCAGTTTTAGGAAGGGTCGATCGACTATTCATCAGCTGATCCGAGTCACCAACATTCTCAGACGGAACAAGTCTGTCTCTAAAACATCAGCAATGGCATTGTTCGACGTGGAAAAAGCGTTCGAAAATGTCTGGCATGATGGCTTGGTCTATAAGCTGCAACGATACGGTCTTCCAATTTTCCTCGTGAAAATCATTCAGAGCTATCTACTAGACAGGACATTCCGAGTCTCTCTCAACGGCTCCAACTCCGATGCTTTTTACACTAGCTCGGGTGTACCACAAGGAAGTATtcttggacccattttattCAACCTATTTACATCTGTCATTCCAACTCTCCCTGATGGAGGAATATTGTCGCTGTTCGCGGATGACACATCCATAAATACTTCACCTGATCCCACTATCACCAAcaactatatcgctatctaa